A genomic segment from Spongiibacter sp. IMCC21906 encodes:
- a CDS encoding DUF2489 domain-containing protein, whose protein sequence is MPIFAWVLLTVGLFIVVVLAAMAYRAVSQLRQQQRQLQRAQEQRVSETSLSALEGVRILAGSYLAGQVQASEVSLRIAVLLDQPGHPDEITSAGKAFTEMAAKLAHIPTHQAWKDLPVARQRKLRTEMEDLETLHQDELTQSAEALLGLLN, encoded by the coding sequence ATGCCGATTTTTGCATGGGTTTTACTTACCGTGGGTCTGTTCATTGTGGTGGTACTGGCGGCAATGGCGTACCGCGCGGTGTCGCAGTTGCGTCAACAACAACGTCAGCTTCAGCGTGCGCAAGAGCAGCGTGTCAGTGAAACCTCTCTGAGCGCCTTAGAGGGGGTAAGAATATTGGCGGGCAGTTATTTGGCAGGGCAAGTTCAGGCTAGTGAAGTGTCGCTGCGTATTGCCGTGTTGCTGGACCAACCGGGCCACCCCGATGAGATCACCTCTGCGGGTAAGGCTTTTACGGAGATGGCCGCAAAGTTGGCGCATATTCCGACACATCAAGCTTGGAAAGACTTACCGGTGGCTCGGCAGCGCAAATTGCGTACTGAAATGGAAGATTTGGAAACCCTGCATCAAGACGAATTGACCCAAAGCGCAGAGGCGCTACTAGGCTTATTAAATTGA
- a CDS encoding TetR/AcrR family transcriptional regulator: protein MKKRKNTRQLILQVAEKLFAQKGFAATAVTEIASIVNISSPAIYKHFPNKLAIYEEVCQGLFTPLAEATKDLDASADFSETRQQIQKIMALLTESPNVARLIQHATLAEDETLTLLREKWYRQFFSYISASAADPQREFLSIPTAMAFHSMILGYVTLAPLHKSLFGVDPLEETQLEAQLQLQEKMVDGLNALIQSQKNA from the coding sequence ATGAAAAAACGCAAAAACACTCGGCAACTTATACTTCAGGTAGCCGAAAAGCTATTTGCCCAAAAAGGCTTTGCCGCCACAGCGGTGACTGAAATTGCCTCGATTGTTAACATCAGCAGTCCCGCAATCTACAAGCATTTTCCTAATAAACTGGCTATATACGAAGAAGTTTGTCAGGGGTTATTCACCCCTCTGGCAGAAGCGACCAAAGACTTAGACGCCAGCGCCGACTTTAGCGAAACCCGCCAACAGATCCAGAAAATCATGGCATTACTGACGGAATCACCCAACGTTGCCAGACTGATACAACATGCCACCCTCGCGGAAGATGAAACCCTCACCTTATTGCGTGAAAAATGGTACCGGCAGTTTTTTTCTTATATCAGCGCCTCCGCTGCTGACCCGCAGCGAGAATTCTTGAGCATTCCCACCGCCATGGCTTTCCACTCCATGATCCTAGGTTATGTCACCTTGGCTCCCCTGCATAAGTCGCTATTTGGGGTTGATCCTCTAGAAGAAACACAGCTTGAAGCCCAACTTCAGCTGCAAGAAAAAATGGTCGACGGTTTAAATGCGCTGATTCAAAGCCAGAAAAATGCCTGA
- the mtnA gene encoding S-methyl-5-thioribose-1-phosphate isomerase, whose translation MSTPDAIIWQDDQLQLLDQRILPTAVTYIAYKNPVDVAQAIKDMVVRGAPAIGITAAYGMALAARSLPQQSTTADWAAALKPAREALAQSRPTAVNLFWALQRCDETIENHANTNDLPAQLLALAKQIHHEDMAINQRIGEHGAALLQGQHHVYTHCNAGALATGGYGTALGVIRSAFRDGKIAGVIAGETRPWLQGARLTSWELMQEGIPVTLAIEGAAAQLMRQHKPSWVIVGADRVAANGDVANKIGTYNLAIIAKHHGVKFMVAAPTSTFDAHIDGKDIPIEQRPAEEITHQNGKAVAPDGISSSNPAFDVTPANLIDAIVTEYGVVERPNRDKILAHLQAASTSSATERQANVHD comes from the coding sequence GTGAGCACCCCTGACGCAATTATTTGGCAAGACGATCAACTGCAGTTATTGGATCAGCGTATCCTGCCGACAGCCGTGACCTATATTGCCTATAAAAACCCCGTTGACGTAGCCCAAGCTATTAAAGATATGGTGGTACGCGGCGCCCCTGCCATCGGCATAACAGCCGCTTACGGTATGGCCCTTGCTGCCAGATCTCTGCCCCAGCAAAGCACCACCGCCGATTGGGCAGCAGCCCTTAAGCCTGCTCGCGAGGCACTGGCCCAATCACGCCCCACGGCAGTTAACCTGTTTTGGGCACTGCAACGCTGCGATGAAACCATCGAAAACCACGCTAATACCAACGACTTACCGGCACAGTTATTAGCGCTAGCCAAGCAAATTCATCACGAAGACATGGCCATCAACCAGCGTATTGGCGAACACGGTGCTGCACTTTTACAAGGTCAGCACCACGTTTACACCCACTGCAATGCAGGGGCTCTTGCCACCGGCGGCTACGGCACCGCACTGGGCGTCATTCGCTCAGCATTTCGGGATGGAAAAATTGCTGGCGTGATTGCTGGCGAGACACGCCCTTGGCTGCAAGGAGCAAGGCTCACCAGCTGGGAGCTTATGCAAGAAGGCATTCCCGTCACCCTTGCCATTGAAGGCGCCGCAGCGCAGCTAATGCGCCAACACAAACCGTCTTGGGTTATTGTCGGTGCTGACCGCGTGGCCGCCAACGGCGATGTTGCCAATAAAATAGGGACTTACAATTTAGCCATTATCGCCAAACACCACGGCGTTAAGTTTATGGTTGCCGCACCCACGTCCACCTTTGATGCCCATATTGACGGCAAGGACATTCCCATAGAACAACGCCCAGCTGAGGAAATCACCCACCAAAATGGCAAGGCCGTTGCTCCCGACGGTATCAGTAGTAGCAACCCCGCCTTCGATGTCACCCCGGCAAACTTAATTGATGCTATCGTCACCGAGTACGGCGTGGTAGAACGCCCTAATAGAGACAAGATACTGGCGCATTTGCAGGCCGCCAGCACTA